One genomic region from Podarcis raffonei isolate rPodRaf1 chromosome 16, rPodRaf1.pri, whole genome shotgun sequence encodes:
- the LOC128404102 gene encoding uncharacterized protein LOC128404102 isoform X1 encodes MPILIKSCDVRKPGDRFACKDNPNRRNAILEILHVQRSDSGQYFCAQASSRGLHFSNATSSLIVGDSYTPSTRVMLLQPSNQDPAPRFKNQLVCVVLGVSNLVQVSWDVPGGLQQEGQTFLAKNSSGLLTFVSVLHLPMESQYIGRTITCEVMFSSRTIVKKSSVFNAYAEIPQCLFRYTWVLDTLALLLLPLNFLWIRFYPSNS; translated from the exons ATGCCGATTTTAATCAAGAGCTGCGATGTTAGAAAACCCGGAGACAGATTTGCTTGCAAAGATAATCCTAACCGTCGAAATGCCATACTGGAGATCCTTCATGTGCAGAGGTCTGATTCTGGCCAATATTTCTGTGCCCAAGCATCTTCTCGTGGCTTGCATTTCAGCAACGCAACATCTTCACTGATTGTTGGAG ACAGTTATACTCCGAGCACCCGGGTGATGCTTTTGCAGCCCTCTAACCAAGACCCAGCTCCCCGGTTCAAGAACCAACTTGTCTGTGTGGTCCTTGGCGTGTCCAACTTAGTCCAGGTGTCCTGGGACGTGCCGGGAGGTCTCCAGCAAGAGGGCCAGACCTTTTTGGCGAAAAACAGCAGTGGGTTGTTAACCTTCGTCAGTGTCCTTCACCTCCCCATGGAGTCACAATACATTGGGAGAACCATCACCTGCGAAGTCATGTTCTCATCCAGAACCATTGTGAAGAAGAGTTCCGTGTTCAATGCAT ATGCAGAGATTCCTCAGTGCCTCTTCAGATATACGTGGGTCCTGGATACACTGGcgttgctgctgcttcccctaAACTTCCTTTGGATTCGATTCTACCCTTCCAACTCCTAA
- the LOC128404102 gene encoding uncharacterized protein LOC128404102 isoform X2, translating into MPILIKSCDVRKPGDRFACKVNPNRRNAILEILDVQRSDSGRYFCTQAISSGLHFSNATSSLIVGDSYTPSTRVMLLQPSNQDPAPRFKNQLVCVVLGVSNLVQVSWDVPGGLQQEGQTFLAKNSSGLLTFVSVLHLPMESQYIGRTITCEVMFSSRTIVKKSSVFNAYAEIPQCLFRYTWVLDTLALLLLPLNFLWIRFYPSNS; encoded by the exons ATGCCAATTTTAATCAAGAGCTGCGATGTTAGAAAACCCGGAGACAGATTTGCTTGCAAAGTTAATCCTAACCGTCGAAATGCCATACTGGAGATCCTTGATGTGCAGAGGTCTGATTCTGGCCGTTATTTCTGTACCCAAGCAATTTCTAGTGGCTTGCATTTCAGCAATGCAACATCTTCACTGATTGTTGGAG ACAGTTATACTCCGAGCACCCGGGTGATGCTTTTGCAGCCCTCTAACCAAGACCCAGCTCCCCGGTTCAAGAACCAACTTGTCTGTGTGGTCCTTGGCGTGTCCAACTTAGTCCAGGTGTCCTGGGACGTGCCGGGAGGTCTCCAGCAAGAGGGCCAGACCTTTTTGGCGAAAAACAGCAGTGGGTTGTTAACCTTCGTCAGTGTCCTTCACCTCCCCATGGAGTCACAATACATTGGGAGAACCATCACCTGCGAAGTCATGTTCTCATCCAGAACCATTGTGAAGAAGAGTTCCGTGTTCAATGCAT ATGCAGAGATTCCTCAGTGCCTCTTCAGATATACGTGGGTCCTGGATACACTGGcgttgctgctgcttcccctaAACTTCCTTTGGATTCGATTCTACCCTTCCAACTCCTAA